In Mastomys coucha isolate ucsf_1 unplaced genomic scaffold, UCSF_Mcou_1 pScaffold5, whole genome shotgun sequence, one genomic interval encodes:
- the Tmem94 gene encoding transmembrane protein 94 isoform X2, giving the protein MDLKHLGEPPLALGLSTRKALSVLKEQLEAVLEKHLKERKKSLTWKEAWRSSFLHLSNRCSCFHWPGASLMLLAVLLLLCCCGGQPAGSRGVELVNASALFLLLLLNLTLIGRQDRLKRQEVERRLRGIIDQIQDALRDGKEIKWPNSMYPDLHMPFAPSWSLHWAYRDGHLVNLPVSLLVEGDIIALRPGQESFASLRGIKDDEHIVLEPGDLFPPFSPPPSPRGEVKKGPQNPQQYRLFRVLETPVIDNIRWCLDTALSRPVTALDNERFTVQSVMLHYAVPVVLAGFLITNALRFMFKAPGVTSWQYTLLQLQVNGMLPILPLLFPVLWVLATACGEARVLAQMSKASPSSLLAKFSEDTLSSYTEAVSSQEMLRCIWGHFVRVIQGTSPTLSHSASLLHSLGSVTVLCCVDKQGILSWPNPSPETVLFFSGKVEPPHNSHEDLTDDLSTRSFCHPEVEEEPHERDALLAGSLNNTLHLSNEQERSDWPGDGPKCSEPFSHHKGHGRSKHPSGSNVSFSKDTEGGEEEPSKAQPGTEGDPYEAEDFVCDYHLEMLSLSQDQQNPSCIQFDDSNWQLHLTSLKPLGLNVLLNLCNASVTERLCRFSDHLCNIALQESHSAVLPVHVPWGLCELARLIGFTPGAKELFKQENHLALYRLPSAETLKETSLGRPSCVTKRRPPLSHMISLFIKDTATSTEQMLSHGSADVVVEACTDFWDGADIYPLSGSDRKKVLDFYQRACLSGYCSAFAYKPMNCTLSSQLNGKCIELVQVPGQNSIFTMCELPSTVPIKPNIRRSSWSSDGIGEVLETEDCMQALSGQIFMGMVSSQYQARLDIVRLIDGLVNACIRFVYFSLEDELRSKVFAEKMGLETGWNCHISLTPNGDMPGSEIPPSSPSHAGSLHDDLNQVSRDDAEGLLLLEEEGHSDLISFQPTDSDIPSFLEDCNRAKLPRGIHQVRPHLQNIDNVPLLVPLFTDCTPDTMREMIKIMQEYGEVTCCLGSSANLRNSCLFLQSDVRRIFPPPSSIALDPLYPSRCSWETFGYATSTTMAQASDGLSPLQLSGQLNSLPCSLTFRQEETISIIRLIEQARHATYGIRKCFLFLLQCQLTLVVIQFLSCLVQLPPLLSTTDILWLSCFSYPLLSISLLGKPPHSSIMSMATGKNLQSIPKKTQQHFLLCFLLKFSLSVSSCLICFGFTLQSFCDSAQARNLTNCSSVMLCSNDDRAPAWFEDFANGLLSAQKLTAALIVLHTVFISITHVHRTKPLWRKSPLTNLWWAVTVPVVLLGQVVQTVVDLQLWTHKDSRIHFGLEDVPLLTWLLGCLSLVLVVVTNEIVKLHEIRVRVRYQKRQKLQFETKLGMNSPF; this is encoded by the exons GGAGAGCCCCCCTTGGCCCTGGGCCTGTCTACCCGGAAGGCCCTCAGTGTCCTAAAGGAGCAACTGGAGGCTGTATTGGAGAAACACCTCAAAGAACGGAAGAAAAGTCTTACGTGGAAG GAGGCATGGAGGAGCAGCTTCCTGCACCTTAGTAACCGCTGCTCCTGTTTCCACTGGCCGGGGGCTTCCCTCATGCTGCTGgctgtgctgctgctgttgtgTTGCTGTGGGGGCCAGCCAGCTGGGAG CCGTGGAGTGGAGCTGGTAAATGCCTCTGCTCTGTTCCTGTTGCTGCTTCTCAACCTCACCCTCATTGGGCGGCAAGATCGGCTGAAGCGCCAGGAGGTGGAACGCAGGCTCCGCGGGATCATTGACCAAATCCAAG ATGCTCTCAGGGATGGAAAAGAGATCAAGTGGCCGAACTCCATGTATCCAGACCTCCACATGCCCTTCGCACCGTCCTGGTCCCTTCACTGGGCGTACAGAGATGGACACCTGGTGAACCTGCCAGTTAGCCTGTTGGTAGAAGGAGATATCATAGCCCTGAGGCCTGGCCAGGAGTCCTTTGCCTCCCTGAGGGGCATCAAG GATGACGAGCACATTGTCTTGGAGCCTGGAGACCTGTTTCCCCCCTtctctccaccaccatcaccccggGGAGAAGTGAAGAAAGGGCCACAGAACCCCCAGCAATACCGGCTCTTCCGAGTCCTGGAAACGCCTGTGATTGACAACATCAG ATGGTGCCTAGACACAGCCCTGTCCCGCCCGGTCACTGCTCTGGACAATGAAAGGTTCACAGTACAGTCAGTGATGCTTCACTATGCCGTGCCGGTGGTCCTG GCTGGCTTTCTCATCACCAATGCCCTGCGCTTCATGTTCAAGGCACCTGGGGTTACTTCCTGGCAGTACACTcttctccagctccag GTAAATGGCATGTTGCCCATCCTCCCCCTGCTCTTCCCAGTCCTCTGGGTCCTGGCTACCGCCTGTGGAGAAGCTCGTGTCCTGGCCCAAATGAGCAAGGCTTCCCCCAGCTCCCTG CTGGCCAAGTTCTCAGAGGACACTCTGAGCAGCTATACTGAAGCCGTCTCCTCTCAG GAAATGCTACGCTGCATTTGGGGTCACTTTGTGAGGGTGATCCAGGGCACATCACCAACCCTGAGCCACAGTGCCAGTCTGCTGCACAGCTTGGGCTCTGTTACG GTACTGTGCTGTGTAGACAAGCAGGGGATCCTATCATGGCCAAATCCAAGTCCAGAGACTGTGCTTTTCTTTAGCGGGAAGGTGGAGCCCCCTCACAACAGCCATGAGGACCTCACAGACGACCTGTCCACCCGCTCCTTCTGCCATCccgaggtggaggaggag CCCCATGAACGTGATGCCCTCCTTGCTGGCTCCCTGAACAATACCCTGCACCTTTCCAACGAGCAGGAGCGCAGTGACTGGCCCGGCGACGGTCCCAAGTGCTCTGAGCCCTTCTCTCATCACAAAGGGCACGGCCGCAGCAAACACCCATCTGGGTCCAATGTGAGCTTCAGCAAGGACACTGAAGGCGGAGAGGAAGAGCCCAGCAAG gcccagcctgggacagagggcGATCCCTATGAAGCCGAGGACTTCGTGTGTGACTACCACTTGGAGATGCTGAGCCTGTCCCAAGACCAACAGAACCCCTCATGCATCCAGTTTGATGATTCCAACTGGCAGTTACACCTTACCTCCCTCAAGCCCTTGGGCCTCAATGTGCTGCTGAACCTGTGTAACGCCAGCGTCACTGAGCGCCTGTGCCGCTTTTCCGACCACCTGTGCAACATCGCGCTGCAGGAGAGCCACAGCGCCGTGCTGCCTGTGCACGTGCCCTGGGGCCTCTGCGAGCTGGCCCGGCTCATCG GCTTCACTCCAGGGGCCAAGGAGCTCTTCAAGCAGGAGAACCACCTAGCGCTCTACCGTCTCCCCAGCGCTGAGACCCTGAAGGAGACGTCACTGGGGCGGCCCTCCTGTGTCACCAAGCGGCGCCCCCCGCTCAGCCACATGATCAGCCTCTTCATCAAAGACACTGCCACCA GCACAGAGCAGATGCTGTCCCACGGCAGTGCTGACGTGGTCGTGGAGGCCTGCACAGACTTCTGGGATGGCGCTGACATCTACCCTCTCTCGGGTTCAGACAG AAAGAAAGTGCTGGATTTCTACCAGCGAGCCTGCCTATCCGGCTATTGCTCTGCCTTTGCCTACAAGCCCATGAATTGCACGCTGTCCTCTCAGCTCAATGGCAAGTGCATCGAGCTGGTGCAGGTCCCCGGCCAGAACAGCATATTCACCATGTGCGAGCTGCCCAGCACGGTCCCTATCAAGCCAAACATCCGCCGCAGCAGCTGGAGCTCCGATG GGATCGGGGAGGTGCTGGAGACAGAAGACTGCATGCAGGCCCTGAGCGGTCAGATCTTCATGGGCATGGTGTCCTCCCAGTACCAGGCCCGGCTGGACATCGTGCGCCTCATCGATGGGCTGGTCAACGCCTGTATCCGCTTTGTCTACTTCTCTTTGGAGGATGAGCTCAGGAGCAAG GTGTTTGCAGAAAAGATGGGCCTGGAGACAGGCTGGAACTGCCACATCTCCCTTACGCCCAACGGTGACATGCCTGGCTCTGAgatccctccctccagccccagccatgCTGGCTCTCTCCATGATGATCTGAATCAGG TGTCCCGAGATGATGCAGAAGGACTCCTCCTCTTAGAGGAGGAGGGTCACTCAGACCTCATCAGCTTCCAGCCCACCGACAGTGACATCCCCAGCTTCCTGGAGGACTGCAACCGG gCCAAGCTTCCCCGGGGCATCCACCAGGTGCGGCCTCACCTACAGAACATCGACAATGTGCCGCTGCTTGTGCCCCTCTTCACCGACTGTACCCCTGATA CCATGCGTGAGATGATAAAGATCATGCAGGAGTACGGCGAGGTGACTTGCTGCCTGGGCAGCTCAGCCAACCTGCGCAacagctgcctcttcctccagagtgACGTCAG GCGGATTTTCCCTCCACCGAGCAGCATTGCCCTGGATCCCTTGTACCCATCACGCTGCTCCTGGGAGACCTTTGGCTACGCCACCAGCACCACCATGGCCCAGGCCTCGGATGGCCTTTCTCCCCTGCAGCTCTCAGGGCAGCTCAACAGCCTGCCTTGCTCCCTGACCTTTCGCCAAGAAGAAACCATCAGCATCATCCGGCTCATTGAGCAG GCCCGGCATGCCACCTATGGTATCCGGAAGTGCTTCCTCTTCTTGTTGCAGTGCCAGCTGACCCTTGTGGTCATTCAG TTCCTGTCTTGTCTGGTCCAGCTGCCCCCACTCCTGAGTACCACAGACATCTTGTGGCTGTCCTGCTTTTCTTACCCTCTGCTCAG CATCTCTCTGTTGGGGAAACCACCACATAGCTCCATCATGTCCATGGCAACAGGCAAGAACCTTCAGTCCATTCCCAAGAAG ACTcagcagcacttcctgctctgcttcctgctcaaGTTCAGCCTCAGCGTCAGCTCGTGCCTCATCTGCTTTGGCTTCACACTGCAGAGCTTCTGTGACAGCGCTCAGGCCCGCAACCTCACCAACTGCTCCTCAGTCATGCTTTGCAG CAATGATGACAGAGCGCCGGCCTGGTTTGAGGATTTCGCCAATGGGTTGCTATCAGCTCAGAAGCTCACAGCTGCCCTGATTGTTTTGCACACTG TCTTTATCTCCATCACCCATGTGCACCGCACCAAGCCTCTGTGGAGAAAGAGCCCTTTGACAAACCTCTGGTGGGCGGTGACCGTGCCTGTGGT ACTGCTCGGTCAGGTGGTCCAGACAGTGGTGGACCTGCAGCTGTGGACACACAAGGACTCACGGATCCACTTTGGCCTAGAAGACGTGCCCCTGCTAACATGGCTCCTGGGCTGCCTGTCCCTGGTCCTTGTGGTAGTCACCAATGAGATTGTAAAGCTACATGAGATTCG GGTCCGTGTCCGCTACCAGAAGCGCCAGAAGCTGCAGTTTGAGACTAAGCTGGGCATGAACTCTCCCTTCTGA
- the Tmem94 gene encoding transmembrane protein 94 isoform X3: MDLKHLGEPPLALGLSTRKALSVLKEQLEAVLEKHLKERKKSLTWKEAWRSSFLHLSNRCSCFHWPGASLMLLAVLLLLCCCGGQPAGSRGVELVNASALFLLLLLNLTLIGRQDRLKRQEVERRLRGIIDQIQDALRDGKEIKWPNSMYPDLHMPFAPSWSLHWAYRDGHLVNLPVSLLVEGDIIALRPGQESFASLRGIKDDEHIVLEPGDLFPPFSPPPSPRGEVKKGPQNPQQYRLFRVLETPVIDNIRWCLDTALSRPVTALDNERFTVQSVMLHYAVPVVLAGFLITNALRFMFKAPGVTSWQYTLLQLQVNGMLPILPLLFPVLWVLATACGEARVLAQMSKASPSSLLAKFSEDTLSSYTEAVSSQEMLRCIWGHFVRVIQGTSPTLSHSASLLHSLGSVTVLCCVDKQGILSWPNPSPETVLFFSGKVEPPHNSHEDLTDDLSTRSFCHPEVEEEPHERDALLAGSLNNTLHLSNEQERSDWPGDGPKCSEPFSHHKGHGRSKHPSGSNVSFSKDTEGGEEEPSKAQPGTEGDPYEAEDFVCDYHLEMLSLSQDQQNPSCIQFDDSNWQLHLTSLKPLGLNVLLNLCNASVTERLCRFSDHLCNIALQESHSAVLPVHVPWGLCELARLIGFTPGAKELFKQENHLALYRLPSAETLKETSLGRPSCVTKRRPPLSHMISLFIKDTATSTEQMLSHGSADVVVEACTDFWDGADIYPLSGSDRKKVLDFYQRACLSGYCSAFAYKPMNCTLSSQLNGKCIELVQVPGQNSIFTMCELPSTVPIKPNIRRSSWSSDEGIGEVLETEDCMQALSGQIFMGMVSSQYQARLDIVRLIDGLVNACIRFVYFSLEDELRSKVFAEKMGLETGWNCHISLTPNGDMPGSEIPPSSPSHAGSLHDDLNQVSRDDAEGLLLLEEEGHSDLISFQPTDSDIPSFLEDCNRAKLPRGIHQVRPHLQNIDNVPLLVPLFTDCTPDTMREMIKIMQEYGEVTCCLGSSANLRNSCLFLQSDVSIALDPLYPSRCSWETFGYATSTTMAQASDGLSPLQLSGQLNSLPCSLTFRQEETISIIRLIEQARHATYGIRKCFLFLLQCQLTLVVIQFLSCLVQLPPLLSTTDILWLSCFSYPLLSISLLGKPPHSSIMSMATGKNLQSIPKKTQQHFLLCFLLKFSLSVSSCLICFGFTLQSFCDSAQARNLTNCSSVMLCSNDDRAPAWFEDFANGLLSAQKLTAALIVLHTVFISITHVHRTKPLWRKSPLTNLWWAVTVPVVLLGQVVQTVVDLQLWTHKDSRIHFGLEDVPLLTWLLGCLSLVLVVVTNEIVKLHEIRVRVRYQKRQKLQFETKLGMNSPF, from the exons GGAGAGCCCCCCTTGGCCCTGGGCCTGTCTACCCGGAAGGCCCTCAGTGTCCTAAAGGAGCAACTGGAGGCTGTATTGGAGAAACACCTCAAAGAACGGAAGAAAAGTCTTACGTGGAAG GAGGCATGGAGGAGCAGCTTCCTGCACCTTAGTAACCGCTGCTCCTGTTTCCACTGGCCGGGGGCTTCCCTCATGCTGCTGgctgtgctgctgctgttgtgTTGCTGTGGGGGCCAGCCAGCTGGGAG CCGTGGAGTGGAGCTGGTAAATGCCTCTGCTCTGTTCCTGTTGCTGCTTCTCAACCTCACCCTCATTGGGCGGCAAGATCGGCTGAAGCGCCAGGAGGTGGAACGCAGGCTCCGCGGGATCATTGACCAAATCCAAG ATGCTCTCAGGGATGGAAAAGAGATCAAGTGGCCGAACTCCATGTATCCAGACCTCCACATGCCCTTCGCACCGTCCTGGTCCCTTCACTGGGCGTACAGAGATGGACACCTGGTGAACCTGCCAGTTAGCCTGTTGGTAGAAGGAGATATCATAGCCCTGAGGCCTGGCCAGGAGTCCTTTGCCTCCCTGAGGGGCATCAAG GATGACGAGCACATTGTCTTGGAGCCTGGAGACCTGTTTCCCCCCTtctctccaccaccatcaccccggGGAGAAGTGAAGAAAGGGCCACAGAACCCCCAGCAATACCGGCTCTTCCGAGTCCTGGAAACGCCTGTGATTGACAACATCAG ATGGTGCCTAGACACAGCCCTGTCCCGCCCGGTCACTGCTCTGGACAATGAAAGGTTCACAGTACAGTCAGTGATGCTTCACTATGCCGTGCCGGTGGTCCTG GCTGGCTTTCTCATCACCAATGCCCTGCGCTTCATGTTCAAGGCACCTGGGGTTACTTCCTGGCAGTACACTcttctccagctccag GTAAATGGCATGTTGCCCATCCTCCCCCTGCTCTTCCCAGTCCTCTGGGTCCTGGCTACCGCCTGTGGAGAAGCTCGTGTCCTGGCCCAAATGAGCAAGGCTTCCCCCAGCTCCCTG CTGGCCAAGTTCTCAGAGGACACTCTGAGCAGCTATACTGAAGCCGTCTCCTCTCAG GAAATGCTACGCTGCATTTGGGGTCACTTTGTGAGGGTGATCCAGGGCACATCACCAACCCTGAGCCACAGTGCCAGTCTGCTGCACAGCTTGGGCTCTGTTACG GTACTGTGCTGTGTAGACAAGCAGGGGATCCTATCATGGCCAAATCCAAGTCCAGAGACTGTGCTTTTCTTTAGCGGGAAGGTGGAGCCCCCTCACAACAGCCATGAGGACCTCACAGACGACCTGTCCACCCGCTCCTTCTGCCATCccgaggtggaggaggag CCCCATGAACGTGATGCCCTCCTTGCTGGCTCCCTGAACAATACCCTGCACCTTTCCAACGAGCAGGAGCGCAGTGACTGGCCCGGCGACGGTCCCAAGTGCTCTGAGCCCTTCTCTCATCACAAAGGGCACGGCCGCAGCAAACACCCATCTGGGTCCAATGTGAGCTTCAGCAAGGACACTGAAGGCGGAGAGGAAGAGCCCAGCAAG gcccagcctgggacagagggcGATCCCTATGAAGCCGAGGACTTCGTGTGTGACTACCACTTGGAGATGCTGAGCCTGTCCCAAGACCAACAGAACCCCTCATGCATCCAGTTTGATGATTCCAACTGGCAGTTACACCTTACCTCCCTCAAGCCCTTGGGCCTCAATGTGCTGCTGAACCTGTGTAACGCCAGCGTCACTGAGCGCCTGTGCCGCTTTTCCGACCACCTGTGCAACATCGCGCTGCAGGAGAGCCACAGCGCCGTGCTGCCTGTGCACGTGCCCTGGGGCCTCTGCGAGCTGGCCCGGCTCATCG GCTTCACTCCAGGGGCCAAGGAGCTCTTCAAGCAGGAGAACCACCTAGCGCTCTACCGTCTCCCCAGCGCTGAGACCCTGAAGGAGACGTCACTGGGGCGGCCCTCCTGTGTCACCAAGCGGCGCCCCCCGCTCAGCCACATGATCAGCCTCTTCATCAAAGACACTGCCACCA GCACAGAGCAGATGCTGTCCCACGGCAGTGCTGACGTGGTCGTGGAGGCCTGCACAGACTTCTGGGATGGCGCTGACATCTACCCTCTCTCGGGTTCAGACAG AAAGAAAGTGCTGGATTTCTACCAGCGAGCCTGCCTATCCGGCTATTGCTCTGCCTTTGCCTACAAGCCCATGAATTGCACGCTGTCCTCTCAGCTCAATGGCAAGTGCATCGAGCTGGTGCAGGTCCCCGGCCAGAACAGCATATTCACCATGTGCGAGCTGCCCAGCACGGTCCCTATCAAGCCAAACATCCGCCGCAGCAGCTGGAGCTCCGATG AAGGGATCGGGGAGGTGCTGGAGACAGAAGACTGCATGCAGGCCCTGAGCGGTCAGATCTTCATGGGCATGGTGTCCTCCCAGTACCAGGCCCGGCTGGACATCGTGCGCCTCATCGATGGGCTGGTCAACGCCTGTATCCGCTTTGTCTACTTCTCTTTGGAGGATGAGCTCAGGAGCAAG GTGTTTGCAGAAAAGATGGGCCTGGAGACAGGCTGGAACTGCCACATCTCCCTTACGCCCAACGGTGACATGCCTGGCTCTGAgatccctccctccagccccagccatgCTGGCTCTCTCCATGATGATCTGAATCAGG TGTCCCGAGATGATGCAGAAGGACTCCTCCTCTTAGAGGAGGAGGGTCACTCAGACCTCATCAGCTTCCAGCCCACCGACAGTGACATCCCCAGCTTCCTGGAGGACTGCAACCGG gCCAAGCTTCCCCGGGGCATCCACCAGGTGCGGCCTCACCTACAGAACATCGACAATGTGCCGCTGCTTGTGCCCCTCTTCACCGACTGTACCCCTGATA CCATGCGTGAGATGATAAAGATCATGCAGGAGTACGGCGAGGTGACTTGCTGCCTGGGCAGCTCAGCCAACCTGCGCAacagctgcctcttcctccagagtgACGTCAG CATTGCCCTGGATCCCTTGTACCCATCACGCTGCTCCTGGGAGACCTTTGGCTACGCCACCAGCACCACCATGGCCCAGGCCTCGGATGGCCTTTCTCCCCTGCAGCTCTCAGGGCAGCTCAACAGCCTGCCTTGCTCCCTGACCTTTCGCCAAGAAGAAACCATCAGCATCATCCGGCTCATTGAGCAG GCCCGGCATGCCACCTATGGTATCCGGAAGTGCTTCCTCTTCTTGTTGCAGTGCCAGCTGACCCTTGTGGTCATTCAG TTCCTGTCTTGTCTGGTCCAGCTGCCCCCACTCCTGAGTACCACAGACATCTTGTGGCTGTCCTGCTTTTCTTACCCTCTGCTCAG CATCTCTCTGTTGGGGAAACCACCACATAGCTCCATCATGTCCATGGCAACAGGCAAGAACCTTCAGTCCATTCCCAAGAAG ACTcagcagcacttcctgctctgcttcctgctcaaGTTCAGCCTCAGCGTCAGCTCGTGCCTCATCTGCTTTGGCTTCACACTGCAGAGCTTCTGTGACAGCGCTCAGGCCCGCAACCTCACCAACTGCTCCTCAGTCATGCTTTGCAG CAATGATGACAGAGCGCCGGCCTGGTTTGAGGATTTCGCCAATGGGTTGCTATCAGCTCAGAAGCTCACAGCTGCCCTGATTGTTTTGCACACTG TCTTTATCTCCATCACCCATGTGCACCGCACCAAGCCTCTGTGGAGAAAGAGCCCTTTGACAAACCTCTGGTGGGCGGTGACCGTGCCTGTGGT ACTGCTCGGTCAGGTGGTCCAGACAGTGGTGGACCTGCAGCTGTGGACACACAAGGACTCACGGATCCACTTTGGCCTAGAAGACGTGCCCCTGCTAACATGGCTCCTGGGCTGCCTGTCCCTGGTCCTTGTGGTAGTCACCAATGAGATTGTAAAGCTACATGAGATTCG GGTCCGTGTCCGCTACCAGAAGCGCCAGAAGCTGCAGTTTGAGACTAAGCTGGGCATGAACTCTCCCTTCTGA